In the Bacilli bacterium genome, one interval contains:
- a CDS encoding spore germination protein: MNHNKQFIRALFKDCSDCVIREFEIKPNIPALAVFVDGLVNTGWVNEALQSIMVFEGGSKDIQTLSNAALPVSQMQITDNYGDFLISVLGGDTGIIVEGNDQALLLGIRGPKTRSISEPETEAVVRGPREGFIENLRVNTSLLRRKLKTPRLKTKPFTLGTHTNTNIVISYLEGVCDPRIVAEVEGRLQKLKIDGILDSGYIEELIEDSIYSPFPQIQYTERPDIVASALLQGRVAVFVDGTPFVLIVPTVFWHLMQASEDYYERFQMGTLIRFLRYVFLLLALVTPAFYIAITTFHQELIPTSLLLSIAAAREAIPFPAVVEAFIMEITFEALREAGIRLPKAVGQAVSILGALVVGQAAVEAGIVSAPMVIVVAVTGIASFTIPRFNGAIAIRMLRFPLMIAAAIFGMYGILIGIMLILGHMAGLRSFGVPYLSPAGPMSAGDLKDILIRAPWPLLDTRPQYMPVRDGRRMNMDMQKDILAQNGQTGANVSHERERVEKPEGADVNDAPEQ, encoded by the coding sequence ATGAATCACAATAAGCAGTTTATTCGCGCCTTGTTTAAAGACTGCTCCGATTGCGTCATTCGCGAATTTGAAATCAAACCGAACATCCCCGCTTTGGCGGTCTTTGTCGACGGTTTGGTCAATACCGGATGGGTAAATGAAGCCCTGCAATCCATAATGGTGTTCGAAGGCGGCAGCAAAGACATCCAGACTTTGAGCAATGCCGCCCTTCCCGTTTCGCAAATGCAAATTACCGACAACTATGGCGATTTTCTCATCTCCGTATTGGGCGGCGATACCGGCATTATCGTGGAAGGAAACGATCAGGCGCTTTTGCTCGGCATCCGCGGCCCGAAAACGCGCTCGATTTCCGAGCCGGAAACGGAAGCGGTCGTCCGCGGCCCGCGCGAAGGATTTATTGAAAACTTGCGCGTAAACACATCGCTGCTGCGGCGCAAACTGAAAACGCCCCGTTTGAAAACGAAGCCGTTCACGCTCGGCACGCATACCAATACGAATATTGTCATCTCCTACCTGGAGGGCGTATGCGATCCGAGGATTGTCGCGGAAGTGGAAGGGCGCCTGCAGAAGCTGAAAATCGATGGCATTCTCGACAGCGGGTACATCGAGGAATTGATCGAGGACAGCATTTATTCACCGTTTCCGCAAATCCAGTACACCGAGCGCCCGGATATCGTCGCTTCCGCGCTTTTGCAAGGCCGGGTTGCCGTATTTGTGGACGGAACGCCGTTTGTGCTGATCGTTCCGACCGTATTCTGGCATTTGATGCAGGCAAGTGAAGATTACTACGAACGTTTTCAGATGGGCACATTGATTCGCTTTTTGCGCTACGTTTTTTTGCTGTTGGCGCTAGTTACTCCGGCATTTTATATTGCGATTACCACGTTTCATCAAGAGTTGATTCCGACCAGTTTGCTGCTCAGCATTGCGGCGGCTCGCGAAGCGATCCCGTTTCCCGCCGTGGTGGAGGCGTTTATTATGGAAATTACGTTCGAAGCGTTGCGGGAAGCAGGCATCCGGCTGCCAAAAGCGGTGGGGCAAGCGGTCAGCATCCTGGGCGCGCTCGTTGTCGGCCAAGCCGCGGTCGAAGCGGGCATCGTGTCCGCTCCAATGGTCATTGTGGTAGCCGTAACGGGCATCGCCTCCTTCACCATTCCCCGCTTCAACGGCGCAATCGCCATTCGCATGCTGCGTTTTCCATTAATGATTGCCGCCGCGATTTTCGGCATGTACGGCATTTTAATCGGCATCATGCTCATTCTCGGGCATATGGCGGGCCTGCGCTCATTTGGCGTCCCCTATTTGTCGCCGGCCGGGCCGATGTCGGCGGGAGATTTGAAGGACATTCTGATCCGGGCGCCCTGGCCGTTGCTGGACACGCGACCGCAATACATGCCGGTCAGAGACGGGCGGCGCATGAATATGGACATGCAAAAAGATATTTTGGCGCAAAACGGACAAACCGGCGCGAATGTCAGCCATGAACGGGAAAGAGTCGAAAAACCCGAAGGAGCGGATGTAAACGATGCGCCCGAACAATGA